Below is a window of Halogeometricum rufum DNA.
GCCGTTCGGTGGCCGTCGAACAGTGCGTCGAGGGCGTCGGGGTCTATCGCCTCGTACAACGGCGGTAACTCCAGCACCGGCCTGTCGGCGGCGGAACTGACTGCTCGGACGACGGCCATACTCACCGAATCGTCGGGTTCGACCGCAGACTGCGACGTGCTCGCACTCATTGCCATACGGGCTGTCGGTCACCAGCCCCGGATATCAATGCTCGTCAGACATTCGTCTAGATACGTTCATTAACGGGTGATTATCGGCGTTCCTTCCCGGTTCGAACCACCGCCCGCCGACGGAGTCGACCCCGAGCCACCAACTTATACCACCGCCGTCGGCGTACTCGCCGTCATGCGCGTCACGTTTCTCGGCACCGGAAGCGCGATGCCGCTTCCCGACCGGATGCAGACGGGACTCCTCGTCGAGTCCGACGACCGGTCACTCCTCGTCGACTGCGGAAGCGGCGTCCTCAACCGCCTCGCGAACACCGACGTCGGCTACGAAGGCGTCGGTACCGTCCTCCTCACCCACCACCACCTCGACCACGTCTCCGACCTCCTCGCCCTCCTGAAGGCGCGGTGGTTGGCCGGCGAGACGCACCTCGAAGTCGTCGGTCCGACCGGGACCAAGCGACTCCTCGACGGCCTCCTCGACGTGCACGACTACCTGCAGGGACGCGTGGACCTGCAGGTCCGCGAAGTCACCGCCGGGTCCTTCGAAGTCGCCGGCTTCGAAGTCGAGGCGCGGGAGACGAGACACTCCACGGACTGCCTCGCTTATCGGTTCGCGGGCGACGGTGGGAGCGACGACGGGACGGGAGACGACGACGGTGGCACCGACGGCGAGGAACGCGCGGCCGCCGAGCGACGCGACTTCGTCTTCTCGGGCGACACGGAGGCGTTCGAGGGCCTCGCGAACTTCGCCGACGGCGCGGCCGTCCTCGCGCACGACTGCTCGTTCCCCGACGAGGTGGACGTGTCGAACCACCCGACTCCGTCGCAGTTGGGCGCGGCACTCGCCGGACACGACGTGGGCCGCGTCTACCTCACGCACCTGTACCCGCACACCGAGGGGAAACACGAGGAGATGCTGGCGTCGGTGGGCAACCGGTACGACGGCGACGTGCGGTTCGCCCGCGACGGCCTCCGCGTCGACATCTGACTCTCGGCATCTGACTCTCGGCATCTAATTCTCGATACCGTGTCGTCGAAGGGAACGTACTTGTCCGAAGACGAAGACGCTCGCCTATGAACCGCCGCCGGTTCCTCGCCGCCCTCCCACTCGGCTTCGCTACGGGCTGTCTCGGCGCGTCGCCGTTCGCTCCGAACCCACATCCGAAGCGTGTCTTCGTCGCGCAGGTGGACCCCCTCCCGGAGGAGTTCGAGTTCCGAATCGACGCCGAAGTGCGCACCGAGACGGTGACCGACGACCACCCCGCGACGCTCGTCCTCACGGCGACGAACGGAGGGGACGCGCGACCGGTGAGCGTCGCGACGGGCAAGTGCAGTCCGTTCAATCGCTCTCGGGGCCGGAGCGACGGCGGGGGGCTGTGGCTGTATCGAGCGGGAGCGGAACCCGGCGAGCGGCCTCGAAACCGGTGGACTCGCGGCGGCGACGGCGTCCGGACCCACCCGGCGTACGGGTGTGCGATGCGCGAGTGGGCCGCCGGCGAGACGCGGACGTACGAGTACGGCGTGTGGGACGACGAACGGACGGACGGGTACTACGAACCGGGCTGGTATCGGTGGCGTCTCCCCGTGCGCGTCGGGACGGGCGAGGACGAGCGGGAAGCGGCGTGGTTTCTCAAACTCCGCGTGGTCGACGCCGAGTGAGGGGTCGGCTCAGCCCCGAATCACGGTGCCGGCGTCGTCGCCGGCGAGGAAGGCGTCGAGAGCGTCGGGACCGAACACGTGCGCGGGCGCGCCGAGTTCGAGGAGGGCGCGCACCTTCGCGGCCATCCCGCCGGTCACGTCCGTCGTCTCGCTCCCGCCCAGCACCGCGGCCACGTCCTCGAACGCGGTAATCTCCGGAATCACCTCGTCGTCGGCGTCGAGGACGCCGGGGACGGTCGAACAGAGGCCGACCCGGTCGGCGTCGAGTCCGCGCGCCAGCGTCGTGACGAGTTCGTCGCCGCTGACGATGGTCGCGCCGGCGTCGGCGTGGACGACGACGTCGCCGTGGAGGACCGGGACGAACCCCTCCGACAGCATCGTCGCCGTCGAGTCGAGGGGCAACGAGAGCCCGTCGTCGGCGTCTCTGGCGGCCGCAGAGAGGGGATGGACCGGGAGAGCGGGGACGCCGGCGTCCTGCAGTCGGGTCACGACGGCGTCGTTCAGGCGACGCATCGCGTCGTGAATCTCGAAGACTGCGCCGGCGTCGCGCGTGCCGGCGGTGTCGCTGACGCCGTGCTTCTCGGCGTTGTGGTGGCCGAAACTGCCGCCGCCGTGGACGACGACGAGACTGGGGCCACCGCCGGCCCGCGCCCCGCCGGCCGCGGCGCGTCCCTCCGCGGCGGCGTTCGCAATCGCCGCGACGGCGGCGTCGAGTCGGTCCTCGTCCACCGTCTCCGGCGTGGACTTGTCCGTCACGACGCTGCCGCCCAGTTTGAGGACGGTCGTCATTCCTCCTCCACCCGGACGCCGTCCGGGGCGAGTTCCGCGCGGAACACGTCCTGACATTCGGCGGTGTAGCGCAGAGCCGTCTCCGTCTCCGGCGTCTCGTCCAGGGCGACGATACAACCGCCGCCGCCCGCGCCGGTGAGTTTCGCGCCGTGCGCGCCGGCCTCGCGGGCGGCCCACACCATGTTGTCCAGCGTGCGCGAGGAGACGCCGAGCGCTTCGAGGAGGCCGTGGTCGAAGTCCATCAGGCGGCCGAGTTCCGCGAGCAGTTCGTCGGTCGGTTCCGCCGCGGGGTCGGCGTCCGCGAGGACGGACTCGCCGTGGCGGACCAGGTCGCCGATGCTCTCGACGGTGTCGGCGGCGAAGCCGTACTCCTCGCGGAGTTCGCGGACGCCCGCGACGAGTTTTCCCGTGTCGCCAGCGCCGCCGTCGAAGCCGACGACGAACGGGAGGTTCGGCGCGTCGATGCGGCGACAGTCGTCGCCCTCGACGCGGACCGCGCCGCCGACCGCACAGCAGAACGTGTCCGCGCGGGAGGCCTGTCCGTCCTGCACGTCGTACTCCGCGCGGTAGGCGCGTTCGGCGAGTTCCTCGGGGGAGAGCGGGTGGCCGAGTTCGCGCGTCGCGGCGTCGATGCCGGCGACGACGACGGCCGCCGACGACCCGAGGCCGGCGCCGAGGGGGATGGCGCTCTCGACGGTGACGTCGAACCCGGCGTCCGGGGCGTCGGCCGCGTCGCGGGCCTGTTCGACGGCCGCGTCGACGTAGGCGATGCCGGCCTCGACGAGTCCCTTCGCCACGTTCACGTCCGGTCGTCCGTCGCCGTCGCCGCCGTACTCGACGGTGAAGCCGTCGAGGCTCAGGTCGGGCGCGGTGACGCGGACCCGCGAGTCGTCGCGCACTTCGACGGAGACTGTCGCCCGGCGTTCGATGGCGCAGGGCACCGCCGGTTCGCCGTAGACGACTGCGTGCTCCCCGAACAGGTAGACCTTCCCGGGAGCGCTGGAGACGGTCATATCCGACGATTCCGCGGACGCCGCTTAAGCGTATCCGACTGCGGTCGCTCGCGGGCGGACGACGGTCGAAAAAGAGCGACACCGGACCGCGATGCGCGCGGCTTACTCCTCGGAGAGGGCCGCCGACTCGCCCTCGTCGCCCTCGTCGGACTCGACGGCGATGTCCGACAGGTCGTCGAGTTCGTCTAAGTCGTCCTCGCCGGTCAACACCTTCACCGCGACGGCGAGGGCGACGAGGAGGAGGAGGCCGACGACCGCCGCGCCGCCGACGCCGCGACTCGACTCGTCGGCGTCCTCGGCCGCGGCGTCGGTGCCGCTCTCGACGGACTCGTCCGTCTCCTCGTCGTCGACGTCGATGGAGCTGTACCCCTCGTCGTCCTCCGATTCTTCGTCCTCATCGGGGCCTCGCTGGAAGAAGCGAGGGCCGCTCTCGGGGGCGTTGAACTTGGCGTCGTGCAGATGAATCTCGAAGAACGTGAACGATTTCTCTCCCATACTCCGTCAGTACGCCGACAGATGGCATAACCGTTGTGCCCGTCTCGTCGTCGACGCACGGGTCGGCTCGCGGCGACGCGTATCGGTGCCTTGAGGTGCCGATTCTTCCAGTTCGAGAGCATGGACGACGACCGACTGACGTTCCTGACCGACCTGTTGACGACGCCCAGTCCCGCCGGGTTCGAGGCCGACGGCCAACGGGTGTGGGTCTCGTACGTCGAGACGTTCGCCGACGACGTGCGCGTGGACTCGTACGGCAACGCCGTGGCGGTCCACGAGGGGAGCGCCGACGGCCCCGAAATCGCCTTCGCGGGCCACGCAGACGAGATAGGATACATCGTCCGCGACGTGACCGAGGACGGCTTCCTCCGCATCGCGCCCATCGGCGGCGCCGACCGCACCGTCTCGAAGGGCCAACACGTCACGGTTCACGGCGACGGCGGCGACGTGCCGGGCGTCGTCGGGCAGACGGCCATCCACCTGCGCGACGTGGGCGAGGAGGAGTACGACGACCTGGAGGAGCAGTTCGTGGACGTGGGCGCCGAGAGCGCCGCGGAGGCGTCGGAACTCGTGGAGATCGGCGACCCCATCACCGTCGAGACGCGCGTCCGGGACCTGCACGGGTCGCGGATGGCCGCCCGCGGGATGGACAACCGCGTCGGCACGTGGGCCGCCGCCGAAGCCCTCAGACGCGCCGTCGAGGCGGACGCGGACGCGACGGTGTACGCCGTGAGCACGGTGCAGGAGGAACTCGGCGTACAGGGCGCGAAGATGGTCGGCTACGACCTCCACCCGGACGCCGCCGTCGCCATCGACGTGACGCACGCGACGGACAACCCCGACGTGGCGGGCAAGCGGACGGGCCCGGTCGAACTCGGCGCGGGGCCCGTCGTCACCCGCGGGAGCGCGAACCACCCGGACGTGGTCGCACTCGCGCGCGACGCCGCCGACGCCGCGGACCTGGACGTGCAGTTGCAGGCCGCGGGGATTCGCACCGGCACCGACGCCGACGCGTTCTACACCTCCCGGAACGGCGTTCCGTCGCTGAACGTCGGCATCCCGAACCGGTACATGCACACGCCGGTCGAAGTGGTCGACACCGGGGACCTCGACGGGGTGGCGACGCTCCTCGGGGCGATGGCCGAACGCGCCGCCGACGCCGCGCCGTTCGGCGTCGACCTCTGAGACGCGGGGGCGCGGCACGAGTCCTGCCTCGTCGCCCGGAACCACCGGTGACGGCGCGCTGCGTGCGCCTCTCACGCACGCCGGTTAGCGCGAAAGAAAACCGTTAAAAGTCGCCAAAGGGTGCTTTGAGGTATGGCTGGAACTATCGAAGTGCTCGTTCCCGGCGGGGAGGCCAACCCCGGTCCGCCGCTCGGACCGGAACTCGGCCCGACGCCCGTGAACGTGCAGGACGTCGTGCAGGAGATAAACGAGCAGACCGCCGCGTTCGACGGCATGGAAGTGCCCGTGACGGTCGAGTACGACGACGACGGCTCGTTCACCATCGAGGTCGGCGTCCCGCCGACGGCCGAACTCATCAAGGACGAGGCCGGGTTCGAGACCGGGTCCGGCGAACCGCAGGAGAACTTCGTCGCCGACCTGAGCGTCGACCAGGTGAAGAAGATCGCCGAGCAGAAGTCCTCGGACCTCCTCTCGTACGACACGAAGAACGCCGCGAAGGAGGTCGTCGGAACCTGCACCTCTCTCGGCGTCACCATCGAGGGGAACAACCCCCGCGAGTTCAAGAAGCGCATCGACGACGGCGAGTACGACGACCAGCTCGCCGCGTAGTCGGACGCTCGGCCGTCGTCACGTGACGGCGTTCGGGGTCCCGACCCCGTCCGCAGTCGCAGTCGACGGTACCCGCCTTCGACCGCTCCCGCGGGACGGCACACCCTTTTCAGCGGACCGACGCGCGAGTGGCGACCACGCCGCCGGCCGCGGCACCGCCGCCGCGGCGTCGTCGCCCCCCGCGTGTGCCCTCGCTTCACACGGAGACGAGGCGTAACGCCGCCGTATCCCGGGCGCTCGGGCGATTGCTTCGACGGACTTAAGGCCGCCATTCCCATTTGCTCCGACGAGGCAGGCAGACGCCTGTTTCACTGACCCGTAGGAGCAATCCTGCGTACTACGGAGGTGAATAATGGCAGATACGATAGTTGACGCAGTCTCTCGCGCACTTGACGAGGCTCCCGAGCGGAACTTCCGCGAAACGGTAGACCTCGCTATCAACCTGCGCGACCTCGACCTAAACGACCCGTCGAAGCGTGTCGACGAGAGCATCGTGCTCCCCGAAGGCACCGGACAGGAGACGAAGATCGTCGTCTTCGCGACCGGCGAAACCGCACTCCAAGCCGAGGAGGTTGCCGACCAGGTGATGGACGGTAACGACCTCGAAGACCTTGGAGACGATACGGACGCCGCCAAAGACCTCGCGGACGAGACGGACTTCTTCGTGGCAGATGCCGATATGATGCAAGATATCGGCCGTTACCTCGGGACCGTTCTCGGTCCCCGAGGGAAGATGCCGACGCCGCTCCAACCGGACGACGACGTGGTCGAAGTTGTGAATCGGATGAAGAACACGGTCCAACTCCGCAGTCGTGACCGCCGCACGTTCCACACCCGCGTGGGTGCAGAGGACATGCCGGCCGACGAAATCGCGGAGAACATCGACGTCATCGTTCGTCGTCTCGAGGCCACTCTCGAGAAGGGTCCCCTCAACATCGACGGGATCTACGTGAAGACGACGATGGGTCCGTCGGTGGAGGTACGCGCATGAGCGAGAGCGAGTCCGTCCGCAAGACAGAGACCATCCCCGAGTGGAAACGCATCGAAGTCGGTGAACTCACCGACTTCCTCGAAGAGTACCAGTCCGTCGGCGTCGTGAGCGTCACCGGAATCCCGAGCCGCCAGCTGCAGAGCATGCGGCGGGACCTCCACGGCAGCGCGGAACTTCGGATGAGCCGTAACACGCTCGTCACCCGCGCGCTGGAGGACGTGAACGACGGCCTCGAACAGCTGACCGAGTTCGTCTACGGACAGGTCGCTCTCGTGGGCACGAACGACAACCCGTTCGGCCTCTACAAACAGCTCGAAGCGTCGAAGACGCCTGCACCCATCAACGCGGGCGAAGTCGCCCCGAACGACATCGTCATCCCCGAGGGTGACACCGGTGTCGACCCGGGTCCCTTCGTCGGTGAACTCCAGCAGGTCGGTGCGGCCGCCCGCATCATGGAGGGCTCCATCAAGGTCACCGAGGACTCGCAAGTCCTCGACGAGGGTGAAGTCGTCTCCGAGGAACTCGCCAACGTCCTGAACGAGCTCGGCATCGAACCCAAGGAGGTCGGTCTCGACCTCCGCGGCGTCTACTCCGAAGGCGTCCTGTTCGAGCCCGAGGAACTCGCCATCGACGTGGACGAGTACCGCGCGGACATCCAGTCCGCCGCGGCCGGCGCCCGCAACCTCTCGATCAACGCGGGCTACCCCACGGCGCAGACCGCGCCCACGATACTCGCGAAGGCCGCCGGCGAGGCGAAGGCCCTCGGCCTGTTCGCCGCCATCGAGGACCCCGAGCTCATGCCGGACCTCGTCGCCAAGGCCGACGCGCAGCTTCGCTCGCTGGCGGCGCAGATCGACGACGAGGAGGCCCTGCCGGAGGAACTCCGCGGCGTCGAGGCGCCCGCAGCCGAGCCCGCCGACGAGGCGGACGAAGACGAATCGACTGACGAAGAAGACACTGAAGCCGAAGCCGACGACACCGACGACGACGACGAAGACGACGGAGACGGTGCCGACGGGCTCGGCGCGATGTTCGGATAATCAACGAGGAACTCAACAATGGAATACGTTTACGCAGCTCTCATCCTGAACGAGTCGGGCGAAGAGATCAACGAAGACAACGTCACCGACGTGCTCGAAGCCGCCGGTGTGGACGTCGAGGAATCCCGCGTCAAGGCGCTCGTCGCCGCGCTGGAGGACGTCGACATCGAGGAGGCCGTCGAGACGGCCGCCGCCGCTCCCGCGCCCGCCGC
It encodes the following:
- a CDS encoding isopentenyl phosphate kinase → MTTVLKLGGSVVTDKSTPETVDEDRLDAAVAAIANAAAEGRAAAGGARAGGGPSLVVVHGGGSFGHHNAEKHGVSDTAGTRDAGAVFEIHDAMRRLNDAVVTRLQDAGVPALPVHPLSAAARDADDGLSLPLDSTATMLSEGFVPVLHGDVVVHADAGATIVSGDELVTTLARGLDADRVGLCSTVPGVLDADDEVIPEITAFEDVAAVLGGSETTDVTGGMAAKVRALLELGAPAHVFGPDALDAFLAGDDAGTVIRG
- the mvk gene encoding mevalonate kinase, which translates into the protein MTVSSAPGKVYLFGEHAVVYGEPAVPCAIERRATVSVEVRDDSRVRVTAPDLSLDGFTVEYGGDGDGRPDVNVAKGLVEAGIAYVDAAVEQARDAADAPDAGFDVTVESAIPLGAGLGSSAAVVVAGIDAATRELGHPLSPEELAERAYRAEYDVQDGQASRADTFCCAVGGAVRVEGDDCRRIDAPNLPFVVGFDGGAGDTGKLVAGVRELREEYGFAADTVESIGDLVRHGESVLADADPAAEPTDELLAELGRLMDFDHGLLEALGVSSRTLDNMVWAAREAGAHGAKLTGAGGGGCIVALDETPETETALRYTAECQDVFRAELAPDGVRVEEE
- a CDS encoding HalOD1 output domain-containing protein produces the protein MAMSASTSQSAVEPDDSVSMAVVRAVSSAADRPVLELPPLYEAIDPDALDALFDGHRTAGRIEFRYAGFRVTVRADRTVSVSPVE
- a CDS encoding 50S ribosomal protein L1, which translates into the protein MADTIVDAVSRALDEAPERNFRETVDLAINLRDLDLNDPSKRVDESIVLPEGTGQETKIVVFATGETALQAEEVADQVMDGNDLEDLGDDTDAAKDLADETDFFVADADMMQDIGRYLGTVLGPRGKMPTPLQPDDDVVEVVNRMKNTVQLRSRDRRTFHTRVGAEDMPADEIAENIDVIVRRLEATLEKGPLNIDGIYVKTTMGPSVEVRA
- a CDS encoding MBL fold metallo-hydrolase, with the translated sequence MRVTFLGTGSAMPLPDRMQTGLLVESDDRSLLVDCGSGVLNRLANTDVGYEGVGTVLLTHHHLDHVSDLLALLKARWLAGETHLEVVGPTGTKRLLDGLLDVHDYLQGRVDLQVREVTAGSFEVAGFEVEARETRHSTDCLAYRFAGDGGSDDGTGDDDGGTDGEERAAAERRDFVFSGDTEAFEGLANFADGAAVLAHDCSFPDEVDVSNHPTPSQLGAALAGHDVGRVYLTHLYPHTEGKHEEMLASVGNRYDGDVRFARDGLRVDI
- a CDS encoding M20/M25/M40 family metallo-hydrolase; this encodes MDDDRLTFLTDLLTTPSPAGFEADGQRVWVSYVETFADDVRVDSYGNAVAVHEGSADGPEIAFAGHADEIGYIVRDVTEDGFLRIAPIGGADRTVSKGQHVTVHGDGGDVPGVVGQTAIHLRDVGEEEYDDLEEQFVDVGAESAAEASELVEIGDPITVETRVRDLHGSRMAARGMDNRVGTWAAAEALRRAVEADADATVYAVSTVQEELGVQGAKMVGYDLHPDAAVAIDVTHATDNPDVAGKRTGPVELGAGPVVTRGSANHPDVVALARDAADAADLDVQLQAAGIRTGTDADAFYTSRNGVPSLNVGIPNRYMHTPVEVVDTGDLDGVATLLGAMAERAADAAPFGVDL
- a CDS encoding 50S ribosomal protein L11 — translated: MAGTIEVLVPGGEANPGPPLGPELGPTPVNVQDVVQEINEQTAAFDGMEVPVTVEYDDDGSFTIEVGVPPTAELIKDEAGFETGSGEPQENFVADLSVDQVKKIAEQKSSDLLSYDTKNAAKEVVGTCTSLGVTIEGNNPREFKKRIDDGEYDDQLAA
- the rpl12p gene encoding 50S ribosomal protein P1 translates to MEYVYAALILNESGEEINEDNVTDVLEAAGVDVEESRVKALVAALEDVDIEEAVETAAAAPAPAAGGSAGGDVEAADGDDDDDEGGEEEAAAEEEDDDEEEESSGEGLGELFG
- a CDS encoding 50S ribosomal protein L10, with the translated sequence MSESESVRKTETIPEWKRIEVGELTDFLEEYQSVGVVSVTGIPSRQLQSMRRDLHGSAELRMSRNTLVTRALEDVNDGLEQLTEFVYGQVALVGTNDNPFGLYKQLEASKTPAPINAGEVAPNDIVIPEGDTGVDPGPFVGELQQVGAAARIMEGSIKVTEDSQVLDEGEVVSEELANVLNELGIEPKEVGLDLRGVYSEGVLFEPEELAIDVDEYRADIQSAAAGARNLSINAGYPTAQTAPTILAKAAGEAKALGLFAAIEDPELMPDLVAKADAQLRSLAAQIDDEEALPEELRGVEAPAAEPADEADEDESTDEEDTEAEADDTDDDDEDDGDGADGLGAMFG